One segment of Comamonas thiooxydans DNA contains the following:
- a CDS encoding ABC transporter ATP-binding protein, which produces MLEVRNISVSYGKHEALHQVSLQVQPGELVVMLGANGAGKSSLLKALGGMVMPQAGASAQLAGQELMQLPQHAIVQAGLALVPEGRGVFGDLSVKENLLLGAQPRRARANEARNLEQVFALFPKLRDRLTQAVRTMSGGEQQMVAVGRALMSQPDILLLDEPSLGLSPLMCKELFAALARIKTLGMGVLLVEQNARQSLAIADRGYLLETGRIVGEGSAQELSSSAAVRRAYLGGEH; this is translated from the coding sequence ATGCTTGAAGTGCGCAATATCTCGGTGAGCTACGGCAAGCATGAGGCGCTGCACCAGGTCAGCCTCCAGGTGCAGCCCGGCGAGCTGGTCGTCATGCTGGGCGCCAACGGAGCGGGCAAGTCCAGCCTGCTCAAGGCGCTGGGCGGCATGGTCATGCCGCAGGCCGGGGCCAGCGCCCAGCTGGCCGGCCAGGAGCTGATGCAGCTGCCCCAGCATGCCATCGTGCAAGCCGGCCTGGCCCTGGTGCCCGAGGGGCGCGGCGTGTTCGGCGATCTCAGCGTCAAGGAAAACCTGCTGCTGGGTGCCCAGCCCCGGCGCGCCCGCGCCAACGAGGCCCGCAATCTGGAGCAGGTCTTCGCCCTCTTTCCCAAGCTGCGCGACCGCCTGACCCAGGCGGTGCGCACCATGAGCGGCGGCGAGCAGCAGATGGTGGCCGTGGGCCGCGCGCTGATGAGCCAGCCCGACATCCTGCTGCTGGACGAGCCTTCGCTGGGCCTGTCTCCACTCATGTGCAAGGAGCTGTTCGCAGCCCTGGCGCGCATCAAGACGCTGGGCATGGGCGTGCTGCTGGTGGAGCAGAACGCGCGCCAGAGCCTGGCTATTGCCGACCGTGGCTATCTGCTGGAGACCGGGCGCATTGTGGGTGAAGGCTCGGCACAAGAACTTAGCAGCAGTGCTGCTGTCAGACGCGCCTACTTGGGCGGCGAACACTGA
- a CDS encoding branched-chain amino acid ABC transporter permease: MNLIDILLAGALLGGLYGLVAMGLTLQYGVARIMNLSYGEFLIAPAFLAFFAVSSWGISPLLLVLLVVPLGFAIQWLIYQLLLTPLVRRAKGGPALEVDSILATFGMLFVVQGVMLVMFGGDYHSYSYLAEPVEILGSKVAANRLLVLGFAIVLGGGLYLLLTRTRAGAVVRAVSVAPQFAHLVGINVRSTAALAYGLGGALVAICGVLVSMFLPFSAGMGTMFAMKALIVVIMGGVGNLMGCLVAGMLLGFAETLVASFVDPGLTLAVNYAVFLLVLLFKPTGLFGRAAR, translated from the coding sequence ATGAATTTAATAGACATCCTTCTCGCTGGCGCCCTGCTGGGCGGACTCTACGGCCTGGTGGCCATGGGGCTGACGCTGCAGTATGGCGTGGCGCGCATCATGAATCTCTCTTATGGGGAGTTTCTGATTGCGCCGGCCTTTCTGGCCTTTTTTGCGGTGAGCAGCTGGGGTATTTCACCGCTGCTTCTGGTGCTGCTGGTGGTGCCGCTGGGCTTTGCCATCCAGTGGCTGATCTATCAGCTGCTGCTGACCCCGCTGGTGCGCCGCGCCAAGGGCGGACCGGCGCTGGAGGTGGATTCGATTCTGGCCACCTTCGGCATGCTGTTCGTCGTGCAGGGCGTCATGCTGGTGATGTTCGGCGGCGACTATCACAGCTACAGCTATCTGGCCGAGCCTGTGGAGATCCTGGGCAGCAAGGTCGCGGCCAACCGTCTGCTGGTGCTGGGCTTTGCGATCGTGCTGGGCGGCGGCCTGTACCTGCTGCTGACGCGCACCCGCGCCGGCGCCGTGGTGCGCGCCGTGTCCGTGGCACCGCAGTTCGCACATCTGGTCGGCATCAATGTGCGCAGCACGGCGGCACTGGCCTATGGTCTGGGCGGTGCACTGGTGGCGATCTGCGGCGTGCTGGTCAGCATGTTCCTGCCCTTCTCGGCCGGCATGGGCACCATGTTTGCCATGAAGGCGCTGATCGTCGTCATCATGGGCGGTGTGGGCAATCTCATGGGTTGCCTGGTCGCCGGCATGCTGCTGGGCTTTGCCGAAACGCTGGTCGCCTCCTTTGTCGACCCCGGCCTGACGCTGGCCGTCAATTACGCGGTGTTCCTGCTGGTGCTGCTGTTCAAGCCCACGGGCTTGTTCGGGAGGGCCGCACGATGA
- a CDS encoding ABC transporter ATP-binding protein: MKTATLLSVRGATKRFGGLVAVNALSFDVYPGEVVGLLGPNGSGKTTAMNLISGALPVNGGEIVFNGKPIHALKSHQIARLGVARTFQLVKVLGSMSCTDNVIAGMAFKPRPLFGKPAAARALQLLEQVGLAEFAKTPAGELTYINQKRLELARALALEPQILLLDEWLAGLNPTELQQGIVLIRQLQATGLTILMVEHVMDAVHALCSRCVVMNAGTKIADGPTAQVLKEPEVVRAYLGEDVSADEDQPAEARHA, encoded by the coding sequence ATGAAGACCGCCACCCTGCTTTCCGTGCGCGGCGCCACCAAGCGCTTCGGCGGCCTGGTGGCCGTCAACGCACTGAGCTTTGACGTCTATCCGGGCGAGGTCGTGGGCCTGCTCGGCCCCAATGGCTCGGGCAAGACCACGGCCATGAATCTGATCTCGGGCGCCCTGCCCGTCAACGGCGGCGAGATCGTATTCAACGGCAAGCCCATCCACGCGCTCAAAAGCCACCAGATCGCCCGCCTGGGCGTGGCGCGCACCTTCCAGCTGGTCAAGGTGCTGGGCTCCATGAGCTGCACCGACAACGTCATTGCCGGCATGGCCTTCAAGCCCCGGCCTCTGTTTGGCAAACCTGCCGCCGCGCGTGCCCTGCAACTGCTGGAGCAGGTGGGTCTGGCCGAATTTGCGAAGACTCCTGCAGGCGAGCTCACCTATATCAACCAGAAGCGCCTGGAGCTGGCCCGCGCACTGGCGCTGGAGCCACAGATCCTGCTGCTCGACGAATGGCTGGCCGGACTGAACCCCACGGAGCTGCAGCAGGGCATTGTGCTGATCCGGCAACTGCAGGCCACGGGGCTGACGATTCTCATGGTCGAACATGTGATGGACGCCGTACACGCGCTGTGCAGCCGCTGCGTGGTGATGAACGCGGGCACGAAAATCGCCGACGGCCCCACGGCCCAGGTGCTGAAAGAGCCCGAGGTGGTACGTGCCTACCTGGGGGAAGATGTGAGTGCAGATGAAGACCAGCCAGCGGAGGCCCGCCATGCTTGA
- a CDS encoding branched-chain amino acid ABC transporter permease gives MNLSHRKEILIWAASAAVLLGLALLPRWLTDEYYLSLMISILMYCVLATAWALFSGPTRYISLATVAFFGMGAYVTAVFGESLPWGAVLGIAAGVGLIMALIVGLSTLRLSGVYFVIFSFGLAELVKQLVTWWEVNITKDLGRYVFVEITQLDIYWQLLAMLALVLALRALINRSRLGLALRVIGEDETVATHVGINTTTAKLLLFAVSAVFITVTGAIMAPRWTYIDPSIAFAPAVSFQTLIMALLGGAGALFGPILGAVPLVLLFEYLGANFPNHFSILLGLVFIVIVYFIPQGLSGVLAKLFHKKGGQP, from the coding sequence ATGAATCTGAGCCATCGCAAGGAAATCCTGATCTGGGCCGCCAGCGCCGCCGTCCTGCTGGGCCTGGCTCTGCTGCCACGCTGGCTGACGGACGAGTACTACCTCTCGCTCATGATCAGCATCCTGATGTACTGCGTGCTGGCCACGGCCTGGGCGCTGTTCTCGGGACCGACGCGCTATATCTCGCTGGCCACCGTCGCCTTCTTCGGCATGGGCGCCTATGTCACCGCCGTGTTCGGCGAGTCCCTGCCCTGGGGCGCCGTGCTGGGCATTGCGGCCGGCGTGGGCCTGATCATGGCCTTGATCGTGGGCCTGTCCACGCTGCGCCTGTCGGGCGTGTACTTTGTGATCTTCAGCTTTGGCCTGGCCGAGCTGGTCAAGCAGCTCGTCACCTGGTGGGAAGTCAACATCACCAAGGATCTGGGCCGCTATGTGTTCGTGGAGATCACCCAGCTCGATATCTACTGGCAACTGCTGGCCATGCTGGCCCTGGTGCTGGCGCTGCGCGCCCTCATCAACCGCTCGCGTCTGGGCCTGGCGCTGCGCGTGATCGGCGAGGACGAGACCGTAGCCACCCATGTGGGCATCAACACCACCACAGCCAAACTGCTGCTGTTCGCCGTCAGCGCCGTGTTCATCACCGTCACGGGCGCCATCATGGCTCCGCGCTGGACCTATATCGACCCCAGCATCGCCTTTGCTCCCGCCGTCTCGTTCCAGACCCTGATCATGGCCTTGCTCGGCGGTGCCGGCGCGCTGTTCGGGCCGATTCTGGGGGCCGTGCCGCTGGTGCTGCTGTTCGAGTACCTGGGCGCCAACTTCCCCAACCATTTCTCGATTCTGCTGGGCCTGGTGTTCATCGTGATCGTGTACTTCATTCCCCAGGGCCTGTCGGGTGTGCTGGCCAAGTTGTTCCACAAGAAGGGAGGCCAGCCATGA